The Denticeps clupeoides chromosome 4, fDenClu1.1, whole genome shotgun sequence genome segment GACAGGATGTGATTTTTTGAAGTTCACGATGATGTCATTTGTCTTGTCAACATTTAGAAATAATGTCGCCCTGAAAAATAATgaggatgaaaaaaataaataaatgggctTTTTTAGTGGCAGCTCTGGAAAAGCCTCCCTTTGAAAGTAAGATCTGCTCGGAACTATGATGGTTTTATAAAGCTGcttaaaacacatttgtaaaaattgCCATTCCGGTAGAGGATGATACACTGTTATCATGTGTTCAAGAAGATATTTCATATTGTTCATTAAACTATtgcttttatatgttttattgcTCTGTCCTTTTAAACCTATGTTGTGTGTTACCTGTACAGTACTAAGGCCATTTAAATGTGCtctataaatgaaatgaaattatggGCCATTTTGTTGAAATTTTGTAAAAGAAACTTATACTCCATCtgaaacattttagaaaaaggCTGTAATGCCACTAAATAATTTCTTGTGCTACTGTCTgatttaaattatgtttattgcAGTGGCAGGACCATTTGGTTGCACACTGGCTGGGGTCATGGCCTTGTGTCCCGGTATGGACACTGTTTGCCATGACCCTGGAGTAAGCACTAATGGACAGTGAGTGATGGAGTAATTGGAGTGGCAGCAGGGTGAAGCAGTCATTTTTGAATGAGCTTTGTCAGATTTTGTCATCAGATAAAGAAGCAAACCACTGACTCATTACTTAAAGttatcatcttatcttataagCTGTTGTGCAATGTTCTGTTTTCCATTTCCTGTTAACTAGCCTTGAAAGGTCCATTTTGTTTCTATACTCACATTCCTGTCAGATTCAATGCAACATTAAGATGCAAAGGTGTTGATGGAAATTTGCTATTGCATGGTGCTTAGATATTTCCCCCCCATTTCTACTGAGTAATGATAAAATGACCTCTTATACCAGATTAAATGGTGATGTGCAGACTGGCAACCACATGGCTTCCTTTCTTACTCCACCCTCCACATCTCTCCTTGACACGCTGCTGTTACTTTTTTCCTATGCCTTTTGTTTGCAGTTGCGCtgttcattgcatttttttcgTTACACTCATCTAAACTCTGAggtaggtttttgttttttcttataATTTTTTATCAGCTGTTTAATATTTGACTCTATTACTTTTTTAGCCAAATAAATATTATTCCcatttttgcaaatattttagcattgacctAATGTAAATGAACCAATCAAACATTCTttaacctggtttatttacattacgtcaatactaaaatattaggtgtgacagactTATTAAATGTTtctaagtttagccagtgttcactttttacagtgtagttcTTCACTGTAGTCATTCACAGTTTGTGTCATATTGCCCTGTGTGATCTAATTTTCTGGCCATGGTCTAAAGTTTCAGTAAACCTGGTTAAAACATGATGAGAACGCACATTAGCTTGAAGTTTTTCAGATTTCTGTAAATCTCCAATAATTAAAAATACGTCTGGCTACTTCCTCAGAACTTCATAATCAGGGTGCATGCAAACTTTGTGCTTGAACAGAAATGTAGAATGCAAAATGGAAAATACTAGCAGAAAGGTGGTCCATTTGCATCTTTCGTTTCCTGTGACATTAACTATGCTGAAAAGCAAAAATCCCTCAGATGGAAACGTACGTTGCATTCAGGATTATATACTAGGTGAGGTGAACTTACATAGAACTACTATttaactgcattttttaaaaacattttttgtatgttctaagtaaaaaaaaaaaaaagtaatttagaCTTTTTTTCAAACAATACAGCAGCAAGCCTGTGGTTTCCTGTTTTCAACAGCACTGGGACAGCCTGCTCTTCTTTAGTCTGTCACTACATCCTAAACGGGCATACAGTCCACTTAACATAAGACGTGCTCTGCTTTCCACTAGATCATGAAAGCCCTGACCACACTGGTACTGAGCCTGGTACTCAGCCTCTGTATGGATGGCCTGTGTTCGTTTGTGACCCAGTCCAACAGCAACTCAACAACAACTCCAGGACCCTCCAGAACCTTCACGAACACTAATGGTCCAAATGGAACTGAAGTCAGCAGCCAAAAAATTCCATTTTCTGAACTGCCAACTAATGAAATGACAGCGAGCACTCAAACAAATCAAAACTTAACAACCAGCTCCAGGCATGCCACCACACATGGAAACGCTGACAAAAAGATGACTTCTGGTCAGAGAGCTGTGTTGTTTATATGCATTGTTTTCATTCTAATCGTAATGGCTGCATGTTATATATGGATGACACGTAGATCACGTCATGGTGAAGAAGGCTCACTTCGCAACTGGTTCCAGGACCAGCTTGGAAGACTAAGGGTAGCTGTAACAACTTTGGGAGGACTTCTGGGTTGCCATCTGTGGCCACAGCAAACACCCACAGAAAGCAAGGAAGATGGGGAAATGTCAGAGAAGAATATGGAAGCTGAAAATGCCAAAAGGGACAGCAAACTTACAGAAGAGGATGATCAGAGGGAAGAAATGTATGACTCCTCTGATGACTATTCTAGTCTGGAAGGAGTGGACCTAAGGGAACGAGCAAGGCAGAATAGGGAGCTGGAAGAAGAGGACAAGAGCATtaaggaggagaggaagaaagagaaaggagaCGCAGAATTGGTATCAGTAACCTTGGAAGGTGGAAAGAGTGATGACTTAACTGTTATTTGAAACTTAACCAGTTTCAAATCCGAAAGagatttttgaataaaaaaaattaaaaagtgttgTAATTGctttaatgaatttaatgtttaaataaaatattttattcatttatttcaacaccCCAAAGCCCTTTGACAATGATTTATAGATTCAAAATCATGATTAATAGatggaaataaaagaatgttTCCAAAACCATAAAACCACTAAATTCCAGTAATGTGTTTGTcttcaacaaaaatatatatatataatactgtaCCGTGGTGTGAAGGTCCATGTCCCAAATGACTTTATGATTGAAAGCatgattttttacattacacagGCGAGAACTGCATGTGACACAATGCTGAAGATATCTAGAAAACCATGAAGTGGTGCAGGCACTTTTGCCTGCTCACAGATTTATGTAACAGTTCTCACATTCGCATTAGGATGCTTTGGCAGTAAAGGTCTTTGTTAAGACAGAAAGAAGCTGCAGTGTAGAACGCCAGACATGTTCCCCTGAGTCACTTGGCTG includes the following:
- the LOC114789243 gene encoding uncharacterized protein LOC114789243 isoform X1 — encoded protein: MASFLTPPSTSLLDTLLLLFSYAFCLQLRCSLHFFRYTHLNSEIMKALTTLVLSLVLSLCMDGLCSFVTQSNSNSTTTPGPSRTFTNTNGPNGTEVSSQKIPFSELPTNEMTASTQTNQNLTTSSRHATTHGNADKKMTSGQRAVLFICIVFILIVMAACYIWMTRRSRHGEEGSLRNWFQDQLGRLRVAVTTLGGLLGCHLWPQQTPTESKEDGEMSEKNMEAENAKRDSKLTEEDDQREEMYDSSDDYSSLEGVDLRERARQNRELEEEDKSIKEERKKEKGDAELVSVTLEGGKSDDLTVI
- the LOC114789243 gene encoding uncharacterized protein LOC114789243 isoform X2, producing the protein MKALTTLVLSLVLSLCMDGLCSFVTQSNSNSTTTPGPSRTFTNTNGPNGTEVSSQKIPFSELPTNEMTASTQTNQNLTTSSRHATTHGNADKKMTSGQRAVLFICIVFILIVMAACYIWMTRRSRHGEEGSLRNWFQDQLGRLRVAVTTLGGLLGCHLWPQQTPTESKEDGEMSEKNMEAENAKRDSKLTEEDDQREEMYDSSDDYSSLEGVDLRERARQNRELEEEDKSIKEERKKEKGDAELVSVTLEGGKSDDLTVI